A DNA window from Purpureocillium takamizusanense chromosome 9, complete sequence contains the following coding sequences:
- a CDS encoding DNA-directed DNA polymerase (COG:L~EggNog:ENOG503NUPN) — protein MTRLGYDALTQRHCLSCRSPLTTSWSTHMAPPDDGNGSPSAREGESSLKTLKYHLLGPSLTKAGQEKVDQGKVSEVIYNASKGSKFFRREEERDKVLTKKIEQILQRKRELDNRELTHELRLADRLIAELEVARDLTQHVIHIDCDAFYAAVEQLERPELKDLPFAVGGGVLTTCNYVARQYGCRSGMAGFVAKKLCPELILIKPNFQKYTAKAHEIREILAEYDPRFESASVDEAYLNITEYCIEHSVEPAEAVEQMRREIHQKTSITVSAGIAANTKLAKICSNMNKPNGQYVLPNDRNAIMGFMRDLPTRKVNGIGRVLERELLEVGINTCGDLYGQRQYLNPLFGEKTFEFLLTCYLGLGRTKIQPAEDYERKSIGTEGTFGEVSDPHRLREKLRSIAQELEEDMSRAGCKGRTLCLKVKLHTFEVFTRQVVTPKAICLADDLYRFSLPMLAKLEQEMPGMKLRLMGLRCTHLVKTKKPDTMAFFGFRQRRTGLDGSSDPTDLKRKGVEASEEQDSWGYLEEDMGAGEAPDDPIVMAPDGAAEYDTLTSFAKHGKEIIPNPKKPKPDMGDEWWDCPICARPQVADERQFNEHIDLCLSRQTIRDAVQQDGSERPRSNTPEAKRPRLAEKNRGKSSAMDSKQMKLFFG, from the exons atgaCACGTCTGGGCTATGATGCTCTCACACAACGCCACTGTTTGTCCTGTCGATCCCCGCTCACCACCTCGTGGTCCACGCACATGGCCCCGCCGGATGACGGGAACGGCTCGCCCTCAGCGCGGGAAGGAGAGAGCAGCCTCAAGACTCTCAAGTACCATCTCCTGGGTCCGTCGTTGACAAAGGCGGGCCAAGAAAAAGTTGATCAAGGCAAG GTATCCGAGGTTATTTACAACGCGTCCAAAGGGTCCAAGTTTTTTCGCCGAGAAGAAGAGCGAGACAAGGTTCTCACAAAAAAAATTGAGCAAATCCTCCAGCGCAAACGCGAACTGGATAACCGGGAACTTACCCACGAGCTACGTCTTGCCGACCGGCTGATCGCAGAGCTCGAGGTTGCGCGGGACCTCACCCAGCACGTCATTCACATTGACTGCGACGCCTTTTACGCTGCTGTGGAGCAGCTTGAACGCCCAGAACTGAAGGATTTGCCGTTTGCAGTCGGCGGTGGAGTCCTGACGACCTGCAATTATGTTGCTCGGCAGTATGGCTGCCGCTCCGGCATGGCTGGCTTTGTAGCCAAGAAGCTGTGCCCCGAGCTCATATTGATCAAGCCAAACTTTCAAAAGTACACAGCAAAAGCCCACGAAATCAGAGAGATTTTGGCGGAGTATGATCCACGATTCGAAAGTGCGAGTGTCGATGAGGCCTATCTCAACATTACGGAGTATTGTATCGAGCACAGCGTCGAGCCTGCGGAAGCAGTGGAGCAGATGCGACGGGAGATACACCAAAAGACCAGCATCACCGTCTCCGCGGGCATAGCCGCCAATACGAAGCTTGCCAAGATCTGCTCCAACATGAATAAGCCCAACGGACAGTATGTGCTGCCCAACGACAGAAACGCCATCATGGGATTTATGCGCGACTTGCCGACAAGAAAAGTCAACGGCATTGGGAGAGTCTTGGAGCGTGAGCTGCTAGAGGTAGGCATCAACACGTGCGGCGACCTCTACGGGCAGAGACAGTATTTGAACCCACTTTTTGGGGAGAAGACGTTTGAATTCCTCCTCACCTGCTATCTCGGATTGGGTCGCACCAAGATCCAACCCGCCGAAGATTACGAGCGGAAGAGTATCGGCACCGAGGGCACTTTTGGCGAGGTGTCTGACCCACACAGACTTCGAGAAAAGCTGCGAAGTATAGCGCAAGAGCTTGAGGAGGACATGAGCCGAGCCGGGTGCAAGGGGCGCACCCTTTGTCTCAAGGTCAAACTCCACACATTCGAGGTTTTCACTCGTCAGGTCGTCACGCCGAAAGCCATTTGCCTTGCCGATGACCTCTACAGGTTCTCGCTGCCCATGCTCGCGAAACTCGAGCAGGAAATGCCGGGTATGAAACTCCGGCTGATGGGCTTGCGTTGCACACACTTGGTCAAGACCAAAAAACCTGATACGATGGCCTTCTTTGGCTTCAGGCAGCGGCGAACTGGGCTGGACGGATCCAGTGACCCGACAGACCTGAAACGGAAGGGTGTGGAGGCATCAGAAGAGCAGGATTCCTGGGGGTATCTTGAAGAAGACATGggggctggcgaggcgcccGATGACCCCATTGTCATGGCACCGGATGGTGCGGCAGAGTACGATACTTTGACATCATTTGCTAAGCACGGCAAAGAAATTATTCCCAACCCGAAGAAGCCGAAGCCAGACATGGGAGACGAGTGGTGGGATTGTCCAATTTGTGCTCGCCCACAGGTGGCGGACGAGCGACAGTTCAACGAGCACATAGACTTGTGTCTCTCCCGTCAGACAATCCGGGATGCCGTCCAGCAAGACGGCTCAGAGCGGCCGCGCTCAAACACTCCTGAGGCGAAGAGACCCAGACTTGCTGAGAAGAATAGGGGTAAATCGTCAGCTATGGATTCGAAGCAGATGAAGCTTTTCTTTGGCTGA
- a CDS encoding uncharacterized protein (COG:S~EggNog:ENOG503P2CI~SECRETED:SignalP(1-21~SECRETED:cutsite=VMA-VI~SECRETED:prob=0.5316)), producing MRQKRVFLPLAALAAMAFVMAVIHLTLDRNTTRVFRSKPASPAGYQNQPWTGWDQDRSSFEQVALKYGTDKVTSHSYQDMYDKYLAPVRNSPLKMLEIGLGCNMAYGPGASYYTWLEFLPRVELYYIESDAVCAAKYERETANAHVYIGDQADAAFLEQFASETAQSGQFDVVVDDGGHTMEQQITSLVHLWPIVKPGGIYVIEDLQTSYWEGYGGDPMATDRAKHTTVKQIFRVVDDIMTGRNSLLMSRDVLSVDCMAEICTLRKSKAPLRGTHA from the exons ATGCGCCAGAAGCGGGTTTTCTTGCCActggccgcgctcgccgccatggcctttGTGATGGCCGTCATCCACCTCACACTTGACCGCAACACGACGCGCGTGTTTCGTAGCAAGCCCGCTTCACCCGC CGGCTACCAGAACCAACCTTGGACGGGCTGGGACCAAGACCGTTCATCTTTCGAGCAAGTCGCGTTGAAGTATGGTACCGACAAGGTCACGAGCCACAGCTATCAGGACATGTACGACAAGTACCTTGCACCAGTGAGGAATTCGCCATTGAAGATGCTGGAGATTGGGCTTGGCTGCAACATG GCCTATGGCCCCGGAGCATCGTACTACACTTGGCTCGAATTCCTGCCCAGGGTCGAGTTGTACTACATCGAATCGGATGCAGTCTGCGCGGCCAAGTACGAACGTGAGACGGCCAATGCCCACGTATACATTGGGGACCAGGCGGACGCGGCCTTCTTGGAGCAGTTCGCCTCGGAGACTGCACAGAGCGGCCAGTTCGACGTTGTTGTCGATGATGGGGGCCACACTATGGAGCAACAGATCACGTCACTAGTGCATCTTTGGCCAATTGTGAAGCCCGGCGGCATTTATGTCATCGAAGACCTCCAGACGAGCTACTGGGAGGGCTACGGCGGCGATCCAATGGCGACGGACAGAGCGAAGCATACGACGGTCAAGCAAATTTTTCGAGTCGTGGACGATATCATGACTGGACGCAATTCACTATTGATGAGTCGTGATGTGCTATCGGTAGATTGTATGGCGGAAATTTGCACCTTACGAAAGAGCAAAGCCCCTTTGCGAGGAACCCATGCCTAG
- the PST2_2 gene encoding NAD(P)H dehydrogenase (quinone) (COG:S~EggNog:ENOG503NU10~CAZy:AA6), whose product MAPKIAIVYYSMYGHIRQLAEAEKKGIEKAGGTADIYQIPETLPDEVLTKMHAPPKPTDVPVLSDPTTLTQYDGFLLGIPTRYGNFPAQWKTFWDKTGSIWASGGFYGKFAGVFISTAGHGGGQESTAIASMSTLSHHGIIYVPLGYAKSFGQLTNLSEVHGGSPWGAGTFAAGDGSRQPSALELEIANIQGENFYNTVARATG is encoded by the exons ATGGCTCCCAAGATTGCCATCGTCTAT TATTCCATGTACGGCCACATCCGGCAacttgccgaggccgagaagaagggcaTAGAAaaggccggcggcacggccgATATCTATCAGATCCCCGAGACGCTCCCCGACGAGGTCCTCACCAAGATGCACGCCCCGCCCAAGCCTACCGATGTCCCGGTCCTGAGCGACCCCACCACTTTGACTCAGTACGACGGCTTCTTGCTGGGAATCCCCACCCGTTACGGCAACTTCCCCGCCCAGTGGAAG ACTTTCTGGGACAAGACAGGCAGCATCTGGGCCTCTGGCGGCTTCTACGGCAAATTTGCTGGTGTCTTCATCTCGACCGcaggccacggcggcggccaagagtCTACGGCCATTGCTTCCATGTCTACCCTGTCCCACCACGGCATCATCTACGTCCCCTTGGGTTACGCCAAGTCGTTCGGCCAGCTCACCAATCTCAGCGAGgtgcacggcggcagcccttGGGGCGCCGGCAccttcgccgccggtgacggcTCGCGCCAGCCAAGCGCTCTGGAGCTGGAGATTGCCAACATTCAGGGCGAGAACTTCTACAATACCGTTGCCAGGGCCACCGGCTGA
- a CDS encoding uncharacterized protein (COG:S~EggNog:ENOG503NZNW): MAARPGEENVATLFGDVHYFYSSPGVKPRHHRFDKGSYVYLFENATERRCRIEVANNPGTDDQDAFDGYLDQTRVHYSYKHHCMVSLVVADSADQSEWHLPTYDPRNEHKYHYKLHSLDIYFWTQADALQFINGVRRVLPPSQVEVLDEPGPPPQATAASSVVQRLEKVAITDPQYGGTSTAAAPPAHAPVQGSSPGGSLAAVAADILPATMPPPPPPPAANFAPMAYNPAAPAAPEAIRHREKTPPPDEDPLNPLAVAVAYDYQKQPFTPGIPPASQHGQVTSPGLPPSKFAAPPSHPGMQRAATMPAHQGMASPYGSSFPASPGFAPPPPPPQPASQPTLPISNPAGPTQSPGGFTNYTYSQQQAPVRQLSQDYSIHQQVYRPSTETGTAQAQYQPKQEGRSRLEENAGKLERGVTGMLKKFEKKFG; encoded by the exons ATGGCGGCCAGGCCCGGCGAGGAGAATGTGGCGACGCT CTTCGGAGACGTTCACTACTTCTATAGCTCTCCCGGCGTGAAgccccgccatcatcgttTCGACAAGGGCTCCTATGTGTACTTGTTTGAGAACGCAACCGAGAGGAGATGCCGCATTGAGGTTGCAAATAAccccggcaccgacgaccAAGACGCCTTTGACGGAT ACCTGGACCAAACTCGAGTCCACTACTCGTACAAACACCACTGCATGGTCtcgctggtggtggccgaTTCGGCTGATCAGAGTGAATGGCATCTCCCAACATACGACCCGCGGAATGAGCACAAGTACCACTACAAGCTCCATTCTCTCGACATATACTTTTGGACCCAGGCCGATGCATTACAATTTATCAACGGGGTACGGCGTGTTCTTCCCCCATCTCAGGTGGAAGTTCTGGACGaacccggcccgccgccacaggCTACTGCCGCGAGCTCTGTGGTCCAGAGACTCGAGAAAGTCGCCATAACAGATCCTCAGTATGGGGGTACAAGcactgctgccgcgcctccAGCGCATGCTCCAGTTCAAGGCTCCAGCCCGGGCGGAAGCTTGGCAGCAGTTGCCGCCGACATCCTCccggccacgatgccgccgccgccaccgccgcctgcagcaaACTTTGCGCCCATGGCTTACAATccggccgccccggcggcgcctgagGCGATACGGCATCGAgagaagacgccgccgcctgatGAAGATCCTCTCAACCCGTTAGCGGTGGCCGTAGCATACGATTATCAGAAGCAACCGTTTACGCCGGGCATCCCGCCAGCAAGTCAGCATGGACAGGTGACCAGTCCAGGCCTCCCGCCTTCAAAAttcgctgcgccgccgtcacacCCTGGAATGCAACGGGCGGCAACCATGCCCGCGCATCAGGGAATGGCGAGTCCCTATGGTTCTAGCTTCCCGGCATCGCCAGGCTTCGcccctccacctccgcccCCGCAGCCGGCATCACAGCCAACCCTGCCCATATCGAACCCTGCCGGACCAACGCAGTCACCAGGAGGCTTCACCAACTATACTTATAGCCAGCAGCAAGCTCCTGTGCGGCAGCTGAGCCAGGACTACTCGATCCATCAGCAGGTTTACCGCCCTAGCACAGAGACCGGGACGGCGCAGGCCCAGTATCAGCCAAAGCAGGAGGGAAGGAGCAGGCTGGAGGAGAACGCGGGTAAGCTTGAAAGAGGCGTTACCGGGATGCTCAAGAAGTTCGAGAAGAAGTTTGGATAG
- a CDS encoding uncharacterized protein (EggNog:ENOG503P39A~TransMembrane:1 (o36-58i)), with the protein MRGIYPRISPAIDGGIAYSPRNFARLIRRESDNKNFVLIIILAVIAGLTLAVCILVLLAKRRGRPQHRGNKTTDQTPGFFDSVSRYWRSDSGRYEQTWGDDTITDGQAQSHRLDTAPSSLPTRARQSRGVLGRDNDTPAAQSATSGAAVDRNTSVRSVMTLPAYRQTASNNEQVLGREGDRDGVDVIIDLPTAEEEEALREEEMATIYQIRQTRRQQVAEREELRQQRREARRRNDSGALADIRARSRAASNNSQIDELRREVGRIQDTRQRSVSSVSYGDLGVARHDGTRLRASSNDSERMGLLSDAASIAVSQRSGAPSPSLHRREQSIGSVVSVESDAPPSVQARSRGASRPDTPRLSGSNGALAGSSPELVEADLGEEEIPPPEYEDVALDETTHLERPTTPLDGPPPDYPGPYRSPSLRSNDAVANAGAAAQGGDPTYTVERGVGGIPQLPSLRISRLPEIVIEPSSAHTHAGPS; encoded by the exons ATGCGTGGTATATACCCTCGCATCTcgcccgccatcgacggcggcatcgcatATTCCCCGCGCAACTTTGCCAGACTGATTCGACGGGAGAGCGACAACAAAAACTTTGTTTTGATT ATCATCTTGGCTGTTATAGCTGGCCTGACACTGGCGGTCTGTATACTCGTCTTGCTTGCCAAGAGGCGCGGCCGCCCCCAGCATCGTGGCAACAAAACGACGGACCAAACCCCGGGTTTCTTTGACAGCGTGTCGCGTTACTGGCGTTCCGATTCCGGCAGATATGAGCAGACCTGGGGAGACGACACCATCACGGATGGCCAGGCACAGTCACATCGACTCGACACCGCGCCGTCAAGCCTCCCCACCCGTGCTCGCCAGAGTCGGGGCGTGTTGGGCCGCGACAATGACACCCCTGCTGCTCAGTCCGCCACTTCTGGGGCAGCCGTTGACCGCAACACATCCGTACGCTCCGTCATGACGCTACCTGCGTACCGACAGACAGCTTCCAACAACGAGCAAGTCCTCGGCCGGGAAGGGGACAGAGATGGTGTTgacgtcatcatcgacctGCCAACagcggaagaggaggaggcactACGTGAGGAAGAAATGGCAACTATTTATCAGATACGACAAacgaggcggcagcaggtTGCCGAAAGGGAAGAGCTAAGACAACAGCGCCGCGAAGCAAGGCGTCGAAACGACAGCGGGGCATTGGCCGACATTAgggcgaggtcaagggcaGCAAGCAACAACAGCCAGATAGACGAGCTGCGAAGAGAGGTAGGCAGAATCCAGGATACCAGGCAGCGGTCAGTCTCCAGCGTGTCTTATGGGGATCTCGGGGTGGCTCGACACGACGGGACGAGGTTGCGCGCGAGCAGCAACGACAGCGAGCGCATGGGCCTGCTCTCGGACGCGGCTAGTATAGCCGTGTCCCAACGCTCAGGGGCCCCATCGCCGTCGCTACACCGCCGTGAGCAAAGCATCGGATCCGTTGTCAGCGTGGAGAGCGACGCTCCTCCATCGGTTCAAGCCCGGTCAAGGGGGGCATCGAGGCCCGACACACCGCGACTTTCGGGGTCTAACGGGGCCTTGGCCGGCTCCAGCCCGGAGCTGGTAGAGGCGGACCTAGGGGAGGAGGAAATTCCGCCCCCGGAATACGAAGACGTGGCTCTGGATGAAACGACTCATCTAGAACGGCCCACAACGCCTCTTGACGGCCCGCCACCCGACTATCCGGGGCCGTACCGATCACCATCTCTCCGGAGCAACGATGCGGTTGCTAACGCAGGAGCTGCGGCCCAGGGAGGTGATCCAACATATACAGTCGAGCGAGGTGTGGGTGGGATCCCCCAACTGCCGAGCCTTAGGATTTCGAGACTGCCTGAGATTGTCATTGAGCCCTCAAgcgcgcacacgcacgcaggTCCATCATGA
- a CDS encoding uncharacterized protein (COG:C~COG:H~EggNog:ENOG503P0PU): MPPSYKPWVVKVKAHPGSTAEDIANEPNWSTGHQHRVGFRNRSNRVPGLTHEPNNDYRHEIEHALKEQEQLRADVKAGKLVNFRDVIQHQEDFHLRHPDNKWLGWRYVLDTTEDWIKKEEPWPANLKRKQQEQEAKAKDQQEDQSQPQEEHELKRPADQDKHHGAYATDKEADGQADSRLSDKYTPQELALLRALEHEKNHISHLKENDGRRQSPQKHDLYQVSIDEQDQFSPDNWVPRSSDLIRLTGKHPLNAEAHLSHLFEAGLITPNELHYVRNHGAVPRLLWEFHKLDVEYKGKTVRSFSMDELKDLGSINIPVSLACDGNRRKELNMVKKSKGFGWGAGGVSCAYWKGPLVRDVLLSAGVPERLPHQDSKRYWLNFEGADEPSDGRYSTCIPFEYAMDRQNDVLLAYEMNDLPLPPDHGYPVRVIIPGYVGGRCVKWLRRMWISDKENDSHYHIWDNRVLPSFVTEKDGPFAETLFRHPDTACNEQNLNSIIVKPAHGEKIALSEARKGHSYRVQGLAYDGGGHEVQRVEVSLDGGDTWLYCIRKFPDYPIRHGNKFWTWVHWHVDVEISHLLRAKSITVRCFNVFKNTQPRDYNWNIMGMMNNCWYVVQPEIVEPEDSETPSILFRHPTEPGPGNGGWMKPSVENRIADAKQEAGAPQKEFTRKEIEKHDKQDDCWIVVDGKVYDATSVLDWHPGGAAAILGHAGKVHQETSDEFASIHDDFAYQKLKDCILGVVTKKAANFIKANAEAAAKEIADSASSSEQVTLQKHRWVPVKLIKKTKVSEDTRTYTFELPGNKPVLGLGTCQHVQVGFHLKDRMLVRSYTPTRPVLPPPSEAKINGNRLGHKKNLQAVEDDDGTFDLTIKTYFPDETQPGGAMSNLLDCMPIGEEVEIRGPTGEIVYIGNGDFVIEGMTRHFNRVSLVLGGSGLTPGYSLIARILLGGNDKTMIRAIDANKSQADILLRSSLKHFEDESNGQLLVTHVLSKPEDDWKGLKGYVNKDIITANLFPPAKDSVTFLCGPPAMIQKAALPALKDWGYVEDDNMFGF, from the exons ATGCCGCCCTCATATAAGCCCTGGGTTGTAAAGGTCAAAGCCCATCCGGGCTCCACGGCCGAAGACATTGCCAACGAGCCCAATTGGAGTACAGGGCACCAACACCGAGTCGGTTTCAGGAATAGGAGCAACCGCGTGCCCGGTCTGACACACGAGCCCAACAACGACTACCGCCACGAGATCGAACATGCGCTCAAGGAACAGGAGCAACTGAGggccgacgtcaaggccgggAAACTCGTCAACTTCCGCGACGTGATACAGCACCAAGAG GACTTTCACCTGCGGCACCCCGACAATAAATGGCTCGGTTGGAGGTATGTCCTCGATACCACCGAAGACTGGATCAAGAAAGAAGAGCCTTGGCCAGCAAACCTGAAACGGAAGCAGCAAGAGCAAGAGGCAAAGGCCAAGGACCAGCAAGAAGACCAAAGCCAGCCCCAGGAGGAGCATGAGCTAAAGCGGCCCGCCGACCAAGACAAACATCACGGCGCCTACGCCACCGACAAGGAGGCTGACGGCCAGGCTGACAGTCGTCTTTCTGACAAGTACACGCCCCAGGAGCTCGCCCTACTACGGGCTTTGGAGCATGAAAAGAATCACATCTCCCACTTGAAGGAGAATGACGGTCGGCGCCAGTCTCCACAGAAGCACGACTTGTACCAGGTCTCCATTGATGAGCAGGATCAATTTAGCCCCGATAACTGGGTGCCGCGTTCTTCCGACCTCATTCGCCTCACAGGCAAACATCCCCTCAACGCTGAGGCTCACCTAAGCCACCTCTTTGAGGCCGGCCTCATCACGCCCAATGAGCTCCACTATGTGCGAAACCACGGTGCCGTTCCGAGGCTCCTGTGGGAGTTCCACAAGCTCGATGTCGAGTACAAGGGCAAGACGGTACGGTCCTTCTCGATGGACGAGCTGAAGGACTTGGGATCCATCAATATCCCCGTGAGCCTAGCGTGCGACGGGAACAGACGCAAGGAACTCAACATGGTCAAGAAAAGCAAGGGCTTCGgctggggcgccggcggcgtgagCTGCGCGTACTGGAAGGGGCCGCTGGTGCGTGACGTGCTCCTGTCGGCCGGCGTCCCGGAGAGGCTTCCGCATCAGGACAGCAAGCGGTACTGGCTGAACTTTGAGGGTGCGGATGAGCCCAGCGATGGCAGATACTCGACTTGCATCCCCTTTGAGTACGCCATGGACCGTCAAAACGACGTGTTGCTCGCTTATGAGATGAACGActtgccgctgccccccGATCATGGCTACCCGGTGCGTGTCATCATCCCTGGCTACGTCGGCGGTCGCTGCGTCAAGTGGCTACGAAGGATGTGGATCAGTGACAAGGAGAACGATTCGCACTATCACATCTGGGACAACCGAGTTCTTCCCAGCTTCGTCACAGAGAAGGACGGGCCATTTGCCGAGACGCTCTTCCGCCACCCCGACACCGCCTGCAACGAGCAGAACCTCAATTCTATCATCGTGAAGCCCGCACACGGGGAGAAAATAGCCCTCTCCGAGGCCAGAAAGGGCCACAGCTACCGAGTTCAGGGCCTCGCCTacgacggtggcggccacgaggtGCAGCGTGTCGAGGTctcgctcgacggcggcgacacttGGTTGTACTGTATTCGCAAATTCCCCGACTATCCCATCCGTCACGGCAACAAATTTTGGACTTGGGTTCACTGGCACGTCGACGTTGAGATCTCCCATCTGTTGCGGGCCAAGAGCATCACCGTGAGATGCTTCAACGTGTTCAAAAATACGCAACCTAGAGACTATAACTGGAACATAATGGGCATGATGAACAACTGCTGGTACGTCGTCCAGCCAGAAATCGTGGAACCAGAAGATTCAGAGACGCCATCAATCCTCTTTAGGCATCCCACTGAGCCCGGACCCGGCAACGGCGGATGGATGAAACCCAGCGTTGAGAACCGCATCGCGGACGCCAAGCAGGAAGCCGGAGCGCCGCAGAAAGAGTTCACTCGCAAGGAGATTGAGAAACACGACAAGCAAGACGACTGCTGGATTGTTGTGGACGGAAAAGTATACGACGCCACGAGCGTGCTGGACTGGCATCCTGGCGGGGCCGCTGCCATTCTGGGCCATGCTGGGAAGGTGCACCAGGAGACGAGCGATGAGTTTGCCAGCATCCATGATGACTTTGCGTACCAAAAATTGAAGG ACTGCATCTTGGGTGTCGTCACCAAGAAGGCTGCCAACTTCATCAAGGCAAACGCAGAAGCCGCAGCCAAGGAAATCGCCGACTCGGCGTCCAGTTCAGAGCAGGTCACGCTCCAGAAACATCGATGGGTTCCCGTCAAGCTCATCAAGAAAACCAAAGTCTCCGAGGATACGAGGACCTACACCTTTGAGCTTCCGGGGAACAAGCCGGTACTCGGCTTGGGAACGTGCCAACATGTCCAGGTTGGGTTCCACCTCAAAGACAGAATGCTGGTGCGAAGCTACACACCCACCCGGCCAGTTCTTCCGCCACCTTCGGAAGCCAAGATCAACGGTAATCGTCTGGGCCACAAGAAGAACCTCCAagcggtcgaggacgacgacgggacatTTGACTTGACAATCAAGACGTACTTTCCAGACGAAACCCAACCGGGCGGGGCCATGTCCAATCTTCTGGATTGCATGCCCATAGGGGAGGAGGTCGAAATCCGCGGACCAACGGGGGAGATAGTGTACATTGGGAACGGCGATTTTGTGATTGAAGGCATGACGCGTCACTTCAATCGCGTTTCCCTCGTTCTCGGCGGGTCTGGTTTGACCCCAGGGTATTCGCTAATCGCACGTatcctgctcggcggcaacgacaagaCCATGATCAGGGCCATCGACGCGAACAAGAGCCAGGCCGACATTCTCCTGCGAAGCTCGCTCAAGCACTTCGAAGACGAATCCAACGGACAACTTCTTGTTACTCACGTCCTGAGCAAACCAGAGGATGACTGGAAAGGGTTGAAGGGTTATGTCAACAAggacatcatcaccgccaacCTGTTCCCACCAGCCAAAGACTCAGTTACATTCTTGtgcgggccgccggccatgatCCAAAAGGCCGCCCTACCGGCCCTCAAAG ATTGGGGGTATGTGGAGGATGATAATATGTTTGGCTTCTGA